The following DNA comes from Musa acuminata AAA Group cultivar baxijiao chromosome BXJ1-4, Cavendish_Baxijiao_AAA, whole genome shotgun sequence.
CAACTATGTGCAATACCTAACATGTTTGTTGAAGCAAGTCCTAATTTTTCATCAACTTTATGGTAAATGATTTTCCTGATACCAACAAAAAGCAGTAATGTCCCAACATCTAATCCAAGATTCAAACAATGGATCTGAATTATCTTGAAATATAGCTAACTCTGAATTAGTCTTAATTAATTTAAATGAAATACTAGTGCATAAAATCCTTGGAAGAAACCTGCCAATTTTACTactacatatatttttttaacatttagCAAAGAAGAATAATATCTGAATATATGAAcacatacaaatacatatatagttGACACTATCTCAAATCTATGGCGTCACCTAAAAGATATGCCAACTTCATATGATAATGCTAAAGGAAGATCTTCCAAAGAAATGCATTATAGTATCAATAAGTGAAGAGGAAAAGACTTTTAAGAACCACCAGAGCTACAAACATATAAGCTGTTGCCAATCTTTCCAATGATGCCTGTCATCCTATTCATACTATACGACTTTTCATCAAATAGAAGATTTAACAGTATGGAGATATACCACCGAAAGCCCATTTGTGAGACGTGGCGTTGGAATGCAAGAACTTCGGGTGCACGCGCGCCCGATCAAAATCATACGATTCCAGAGCAGCTGCAGCAAAAGAGTCACAAATTTGAAAACAGCAGAAAAAACTACAAAGAAGAACAAGGAAATAACTGAATTGTTCTGCatgagaggaaagaagaagaaccGCGCCGGGCACGATGTAAAGGTCCTGAGGGTACTTCATATGTCCCAGCTCTCCAGAAGTTACGGCACTCGAGTGTGCGGTAACGCTGCTGCGCTTCCACCGGCTTCGGCACCGATGGATCTTCTGAATTGACGCCGCCGCCGGCCGGTGATCCAAGGAACacgacgtcgtcgtcgtcgtcgtcgtcgtcctcatGGAAATCGCTTTTCGGCATCGAAAGCGCGGTAGAAATTAGAAGCGGACGAGATGAAATCCTAGGGTTTAAAACGAAGGGAATCGCGGAGTTGGGTGAGGTATAAAATAGAGGCAGAGGATCATATGACTCGCATATATTGcatataaaaataaacaaatttCTGAAAACTCCAAAAATTCCGGATAGCACTTCTATTCAAAAATTTTGACAATCctaacattttcaaaataacaaaaataatcttTCCACAATTTTACATTTGCTTCTTTGGAACTACATCTTCTCTTTCATTTTAATAAACAAAAGTATCCATCTAacctaaaacatatatatatatatatatatatatatatatatatatatgtctatctaatcataaatatttgtaaatcaatcacataatatGTTTGTGATGTGATATGAtatatagtttttatttatttgatattttttattttattttaattattgcatatattatgatgtttatggatttgtgtaataggaatcgaatcgtaatgagatcaccgtAATAACATCAATTCGTCTGTACACATACACcctaaataatttcggtcataggtcactcaagagggacatcgagatgatcGGATAGATTgatgtattgtatacccgtccatatgatggaggaaaCTAGTCTCGGAGCTGCTCATGTAAGGACACTAAGAATACCGCAcaagtgttcattaaaaaataagttcactgattgatctactcatggaatgttggatagttgatgatacctcaatGTCAGACTATGATTCCGTCATCCCAATAGTATATCTGattcttagacttaagacactaaaagtatgagtacttcactctttttgatgccagacttatagacttggaagttctagatctagaacAATCGGTTATCGGGAGTAGCAACCAAACATACGAGagatattgagtgtcaatagaggatcatccactctcggtttcataaaaggaatatctcatatgttttttctcaaacaaatccctggtcatggtcattcagattaaaagagaaaaagttctctggaagaatccgattaaaacaagactcgagtagaaaccgtatgagcctcATAACATCATGTTCGGTAtacagtctctgagatattagatggatgagggcttatagatacatggtaattgagaacAAACAGATCAAATAGATTGAATTCTCTTATATCgtatagggactacggcgtagtaaccTAATACgtctgtagttgatgagtcgagtgaattattattaagataataattcactgagccagaacgagttttgacaagtatgatttatggtcagctcgatattgggcctagagggtcatacacaaatCGTAAGTATTAccacgagtagaggttcatatatgagatatccgttggaatctctatcttattggatatccaataagccctcgaattattggatcttatggatgagatctaataagagctaatgatagattattgggtagagaccttcTAATCTAAGATGATTGGGTAGTTAGAtaaagatccaatatccaattgggtaagatccattaggattaaatTGATATAGAGTTtcaataaataggagggaaccaaagagtcATATGCTAGACCCTTGGTTGTCACCTTATATTCTCCTCTCTATAtctcctcctcagccaatagCCCCTATTTAGagcatgtggacagcaagaagggtcaCTCCCTTTTTGATTATGTGGTGCATGTAGCGAGAAAATTTGAGtagtgatttaaggagcatcttcgtatttcttgtcatgtggatcaccactagagaggaagaTAGTTGACATCCTTCATTTTCTTTACAGATCTACAGGATTTCAGGAATATACAATCTCCTTGGGTAACACACATTCTTTAACATGCGTGATTTTTGGGTTTAGCGAGGCTTTACGCACCAATTTTTGTACAATAATAAAATCTTTTTTTCGGCATGAAAttctaagatttttattttctattctactATCACATttgtgatgtcaccctagatttcccaataaaATCACCCTACATCTGTTTGGTGGAGTTATTATTGCATTTGATGCATGTTACTTTGTACCTTCTATtaccaaaaatattatttctatttcatgtttgataattagtggatataagtTAGTTTTTTAAACAATGATTATTCAATTAGTGGATAAGATTATCAATCTTCACATATCATTGTCAAAAGTTTGAGcatcaaaaatttcaaaagatgtCTCGTACCAATAAGACATGAAAtattactttctaggagtatatccccaaatatCTTTGAAAAAATGAtagacatggatatgataccttatgccttagtgaTACAATCTATCAcgtatgttatgctatgtaccaaACTTAATATAGCTCATACTCTAAGTGTTATTTACATATATCAAACGAATTCAGGTTTAGAACATTGAAaaatagtaaagtatatccttaagtacttgagaaggactaaggatcttttactagtatatggaggaagtagccttagggttgaggaCTACAAAAACTTCATTTTTCAGtttgatatcgatgatagtaaaTCTAATTCAAGGTATATGTTCATCATGAATAGAGGCGTAGTatgttagaagagttccaagcaatatACTACTATTAATTAGACCACAAAAATAGAGTACATTATATCTAGCAAATAAAGCATTTGAATTGCCCCTATTACTATCCTTGACCTTAAGTGTTATTTTCTTTTGCTATCCAGAATCTGTTGTAGAGGCTTATTatcaaaaatcatatcatttttTTAGCATATCATGGTTATAACCCATTCTGTTGGATATGAAAAATTATTTGCTCGGCCTCCTCCACCTCCTAAATTTTTTCTACTACTAGGGAATAGATAATATCTATGgcattcattatcattttcatatcCTGATAAATTATTTTCACCCTCAAGATATTAGTATTAACTTATGTGGGGTGAAAATCAAGATAAATTCTTAAAATTTTTGATGTAATACATCACTAATTGATCTTCTTGTTTGAGGTTAATAAATTCTACGGTCCCCAGCACCCAACCAATGACGGATATTTTTTTTAGCATATAAGTTACACAAATAACCTTATCTTCATTTGGAATCATTACATATTCAAATATTTTCTCAATATTTTGCATCCACTTCTCAACCATTGGTAGATATGTATCACCTTTAAAGATTGGTGGATCATTATTTTCTAAACCTCTCACTTGTTAATTCTATAATATTATGTCCTCAAGCTACTATTGGCATCGCCACTTGTCTTTGGGTCAATAACTACTACACTTGTCTAGATTATTACTCCATAAACTCTGTTAGTCTATTAATCACAATatctttttgatatatttatgtgAATGTTTCTCTACCATTCAAATTCTCCTCTCAAATATTACTAGAGCTACTAACTTACCCTATAGTCcacatgatatttttctaattaaTCCCAAACTGTTCATATCTAGTTGTGAAGTATAAGaacatcaaataataataaaaaataatataacttaaTTATTAAAACCTAAAAGATAGTTTGAACAATATACTTCGTGCTTTTACAAATATAAATTGTCTATATGACTCACAATTTGAGTTTAAAAGTTAAAAttagtaaataaaatattttaataatttaaaaataaaagttaATGATCAAATAGAcctttcatatttatttttaatttttaaaaatacataattattattattatatcttttgactttataataagaaaattattttaaaatttattatttgtatttattttattatttaattttataatttaatataatttattttaaaccgACCTAAGTTTTAGATTGATTGAACCAATTTAATTATATAGACTGGTTCATTAAAAAGGTGATGACTGAAGACGTAACTTTTAAggggtgaaaaaaaaaattatttgagggttacatttatcattttaaaaaGATAGGGTTCTCTGTCAATATTTTAATGAACCAGTCTATACAATTAAATTGGTCCAACCAATCTAAAACTTAGGTcagtttaaaataattatattaaattataatattaaataataaaatattagaatttttggaagttgggATGTACTgttagaatttcttaaatttaactttttttatgaattcaccttttaaaaaaataaggataattttttaaataaaaacatcACACTTTCCCACAAACTTGTTCACATAGAAAGTTCAGATACGTAGCTCAGTTTGGCAAATGATCTGATTGATACTCGAAGAAAAACCCCTCCTCCTTCAAACCGAACCAATATTTAAGTTGAACCAAACCAATTCGCTTTCTCCTTATCCATTAGCTCAATGTGATTTGTCCTCTTCCCTCTCATTTTAACAAACTACGGACGCTACCTCTTCCAAACCCTAAAGTCTCATTTGGCCATCAATACAAGCTCTTCCCTCttatctttctcttcttcttattttattttttattataaaaaaatattattattcgaTCAGATTTGATATTAGAGCTTTTTGgtctaataaaaataattttaggaaactaaataaaaaattattttatttgtttaattaTGAAAAGAACAACTGTTAGTACTTCGGCCTACTGAATATGCAAAATGAGATCAGCTTTTAGATTACTCGAATACCATAAAATATGGGATAAAAAGAATAACAGAATGGATCTGTTTATTAAGCATCAATGAACTCTTTCAAGAACGCGATTACATGACAGTTGTCACTTGTCAGACGAGCCAAAATGGATTAAGATTTAGTATATTATTTCTAATGTTCTACTCTCAGATCAGACCCATGCTGAATATGTTCGATAACAAGTATCATAATACTTTCGACCATGTATGTTTGGAGCTTCCGTAGAACAAATCCCTAGTTTTCAGTCTGGAGCTTTAAAGCTGTAAGATGTGGTGTAGTGGTAACACATCCTACGGGACTGACTCACAAAGATGGCCAAGTGTTAGATGTGAAGTGCAAGTAAAGATCGTACTGTCACAACAGGATGAGAGTTGTCGGAGATAACACTGggataataaaataatacatGGCAAATTGTTTCGTCACCACCAACCTGTGGATCCTACAAAAAGAAGCTCCACTGAGTCAACCCGACCATGGGTAGGTAGGTTAGCCACCTCGCCTGTTAGGTTCTTGGTGTGGATTTACAAGGCCGATAAATTggaaatttatcattttttaaaggTAAATTCAGTGGGAAATTTTTGCAATAGATCATAGAGAAGAAAGCACAGTTCAGGATGTGACACGTGGTGGATTGACTTAGAGAAGAGAAGATTACGTAATTTATTTGGATTCCAgaatcatattatttttaatgtagTATACAGGGGATCTAATAATGTACGGAATGACACTTGCATGCTACTACTGGTTATCAACGGCGGTGGCCACAGCCACAGCAACTGGATTCGGGAGATGGGTCACTAATCCATTATTATAGTAAATGGAAGATTTTGCAATCCATAGTATGTATTGTTCTACGTGGACTGGATTTAACGCTGCACCACTGTTTAAAAAGTCAAGATATCTTGTTCTTTCCCACGATCCTTTCGCTTGGAATTGCCATTAAGCATGTGATCCGACAGACAGAAACCAACATAACTCTCCCGATACAAGAGCAAGCCTGTTTACAGGGTATATACTAGGCTCCAGAGTCGAGTAACTTCCCTCAGTGATCTGAATTGATAGGAGTATATACAACATGCCGTCGAGAAGCCCTTTTCGGGTTCCTCCCTCCTCTGAGTATGATGCCTTTCTCGCAATCCTCCTCTTGATTGCCGAGTACTGCTTCTTGAAACTATAACCGCGGAAAGTCGCCTTTGGCTGCAACTTTTGGACGGCATATGACGTGACTGAAGACGATCAGACTCTTTATTCCTCGACTCGTGACTTGAGAGAGAATCTCAAGGGCAGGCCATTCTGGGGCAGCGCAAAAGGTCCAAACTGAATACCGCTTTGGTTTCCCAGCATAGACCACCTGATAGAGAAAGAAAGAGCACAGTAACGCATCATCATTGATCAAGTGGTCAACGGATGCAATTGTCCCCACGCGACATCCAACTGTTGATAGAATACAAGTGTTTGTTTGATGGTTTCGGCTGGGTTACCTGTATTTAGTCGTGAAGTGATGGAGGAGGACCAGCATCTCCAGCTTAGCAAGCTCATTGCCAGGGCAGGAGTGGGACCCGTTCCcgaagggcatgaaagtgttggGTTTTGGAGCGACCTGCAGCGGATGAACACAGAAAGAGAGACTGATTTGTCTGCAGAagaggagaggggaaggagattgATTGAGATAGGGGGAGGCTGTCCTCCTTTGCCCACCTCAAATCTTGAGGGATCAAAAATTTCCGGGTCGGTGAAGTTATCCGGACTGTGGTGAATGTTTCTGAAGAGTGGCAACACCTTCCAACCCTTGGGAATGAGATACCCTGCACGACGAAGTACGGTAAAAGTCAGCAAACGAGACATCGGGCATGGATGGACAATCTAAAAGATACAAGTTGATGCTTAATCCACCTTCGCACTCCACATCTTCCGCCGCTTCTCTAAAGGTGAAAGATAGGACCGAAGCCACCCTCATCGTTTCCTGAATCACCCTGGAAGTGAATGGCATCCTCTTGGTATCAGCCCAAGTCAGCGATTTCTCATCATCACCCACTTGTTTGCTCTTCATAATTTCCTCTTGCTCTTCCTGAACATCACAAGAGATATCAAACTCTTGATGTCCGCTTTCTACTTAAACGAGAACAccgagagaagagaagagaagagaaggtttCTTACGGTGACTGCTTGTAAGATGCCTGGATTCTCTCCGAGGTACTTCACGATCCAGGTGAGCACACTAGCAGTGGTGTCCCGGGCCGCAAAGATGACCCCGATGATGTTGTCGGCAATCTGGTCGTCCGTCAGGGCTTCTTTGGCTTCCATAAAAGAACCAAGTAGGCCACTGTCCTCTGTCTTCAACTTCGTCCTCCTGAATAGGACAATCTTGGCCACAATCTGTGCGAGCTGTTTCCTGGCCTTCATTGCCTTGTAGAACAGGGTCCCGGGTAGGTTGATAGGCATGGAGTTGTAGCCCTTCTCTAGGGTGTAGTAACACTGCTTCAGATCCTCTATGTAGGAAAGCTCATCTTTCCCAAAGATAGACAGCAGTGCCACGTTGAACGCGTACTGCACAAAAGCAAGGTAAACAAATTAAACAGAGATATGACCGGAAGCATCAAATCCTTTGCTAAACAAGAGCGTGAGATATCAAAATCTGCATTTCCGTACCCAATTACAAAATTTAAGCACTTCCTCGTTTAGATCGCACAAATGGAAAAGAGTGAAACATGATAGCTTTTCTTGGGTCATATTACCAACGGAAAAAGGGAAATCACAACATGAACAATCTCGTTGATGCAAGATTTACGATATTTCATGGTACTTACTACTACTGCTACAGAGAATAAACTTTctgacatatatatatgtatatatatatgtatatatatatgtatacacatacttTTGTGAAGCTAaaattgatattatttaaaaGAGATCGTGACGGATTTATGCAAGCAGAAAGAGGGGGAATTGCAGGGGCGGGAGGTTCACCGTCTTCATTTCGTGGAAGGTATTGATCAAGCGACCGTCCCAGGACTGCAAGGCCCGGAGAGCGACCTCCTCGATGCCGGCGATGGAACCGCGAATGCCTTCAGGCTTCAACGCCCGGAGGACGAGGCGGCGGAGGCGGGCGTGGTAATCTCCGTGCTGGAAGAAGATAGCCTGCGGGCCCAGCATCTGCTCCTTGCTCGCGGGGAACGTCGGCTTGAACAGGTGCGCCCGCGTTACCAGCACGAACCTTGCCGCCTCAGGGCTCGACACCATCACGCAGGGACATCCTAGTATGTGTGTCTTAAACACGGGCCCGTACCTggaaacaccaccaccaccataaaTATGAGCACTAGCTACTTGGATTCTCCGTTCGTTTCAGTGTTATGCGCagtaataaaaagggagaagcgaAATGGAAAACAGAAACGACGAACCTCTTCTGTTTGAGGGCGAAGAAGGTGTTAGGATTGTTGGAGTAGAGCTGAAAGGTCTCTCCGATATAAGGCCAACCCATGGTGCCCGGAGGCAGGGGAAGGTTTCCCGACCTGGTATGGAAAGCTCTCAAAAGCAGATAGTAGACGAGGGATACGAAAAGGAAACTCAAGGAGAGGGACAGCATGAGGAGAAGCGTGGAGGCCATGGTTGTCAAGAACGCAGTCGTAGTGGTGGTGGCGACTAAAGCGGAGCTCACTCTGCCTCACGgggagaggggaggaggaggagggttgcTCGAGGAGGCAGAGTAGAGGGTAGGTGTCGCTCGTCGGGTCAGTGTGTACTGGCGAGGAGAGGGATGAAGGCAGGGACGGGTTTTATAGACGCGCAAATACTGCCGACGCACCCACGGAAATCGATTCCAGCTCACGTACACCAATCACCTCGGCAGCGGAACACAGGTTATATTCCTACCATGATGGGCAATAAAAAGGTGACAGCACCATTGAGGAAGACGGAAAAATCACAAGAccatgaaaaataaataattcaaaacaaAACTGCATAAAACAAATGAGGATGAGTACGTGTGGGCTTGATGGACGATACGTGTCAAACCAGTTCCACATGTTTGACCTGCTAGTGGAGACTTACTCGGTAATTTAAGCCATGTAACACACCTAAACAAGACCGATCAAATTTCCTGCTAGAGTTCGTATGTTTGTTTTTTCCTCGCACATTTATAATTCAAAACTTCTTTTTTAatacttaatttaaaaaaatcatcacaTATGTAATGGTTTTAGAGAATTAATATCAGATTATATATGTTAATGTTTTAGATAATTGAGATATTTCGTTAAAAGTCAGTTAACAACTTGGGATTGTTTGAACTACTAATGGATTAGACTAACAAGTGTTCAATTACAATTACAATTTCATTCGGAGTAGTCATCTTGACTGGAGAACCTCTGTGAGTCGATCAGAGAGTGATATTTTTCTAGAAACGGgtctattttttttaattcaacaACACCTTTGCTATCTAAATCAAGTTGAGTCATTTTGAAGGGTATTGGATAATGCCAGTGTCCTCTCTCAATTGGTCGGTCCTCACTTGTTCGTCAGCCATCATGAGAAGAAGATGAATAAGCGATGACaacagaagaaggaagaggagaggaagtaGAAAAGgagcataaaataaaaaaaaaagaggagaaaaagaaaaagaagcacagaaaggaaaaaaattagagataagtgaaaaagaaagagagaaaaaataataaaagaagagtaaaagagaagaaaaaagaattaatatttttaaaattataattttataataataatggtCAGAACGATGActcaaaaaatcgaaatttgtttAACGACTACAAAATTAAGTGATCCAATTTTAGTGACATGTAGAGGACTCAAAAAATGAATGATATTTCTTTCAGGATGGTGTGGTTTAGCAAAGGGGAGaaaattttttattgattttttcaAGTTTGTGATGGTTTCAGAAATTAGAACATAAAATTCAAGAGCAAAGCTTAGTTTTAGTACTATTCTATTTAAATCAAACATTGTGAAGGTTTTTTATCAGTTAAATTAATTAGCACATTTATTATTGTTACATTCAGTATCAATAAATTACTAAAGTGATTTTTATGAGTTTGCATTATGCGTGTGACATCAAATCAAATCCGTAAAGAACCATGTCATCCACAAAAGAAAATGAGACGTTTGGTCCATTTCAAGGGATCTTTTCAAATATATCAACGAGATCCAAAAGTCAAATCCATATATGGTATCATTTTGATTCAAAGGCGACAGCTCGGCAATTCATAGCCAATGCGTCGACGTCGACTAACTTCGCTGCCCTGCCAGATTTTGAAGGCAATTTTGATTGGATCTAAAACCGAGAACAAACGCAACGTGTCCTTCTCCGTGGAGAGCCAAGTACAGGTGTGACCATTCGACTCCGCTAGGAATCATCTCAATGTCCAACTTGATGTACGAGACCGTGGACGCGCGCAGCTTAGGCCCCTCGCAAGGACAAATGGGTATCTTCCCGACCATGCGAGTCGACATCTATCGGGCAGTTGGGAGTGGTACTCCGAAGAGTTTCCACACCACCGACTGATGTGTCGTCCCATCGGGAAACTCACCCCTTGCTAGAGAAATAGTAGGTGAATTGAGTGACTAACGCAGCACAAATAAATGTGTCTGCACAGTTGGAAAGGAATTTTCAAGTCGAATTCTTGGTGGAGCAGCGGTTCTCGCGATCAACTCTTAATGTCTGATTTCTCACAAGTCATACAAACTTCAGCATCATCACGTGCCTCTTTCGACTCTGACCAACCAATTTAGAAGAGTTGAGACGGCTCGGTTGATAGTCAGATCAGAATTGATGCATCACTAGAGATTTCAGATCCATCAAAGTAGACTATAATGGAGAAGCGCATCTTAAGGGTCTCTGAGGACGGACTTCTTCTCATTTAGCCAAATTGACATGTTCACATTAGTATCATTCACAAGAGATTAGAATaagaccaaaaaaaaagaaaaaaccagaAGCACAGAAAAAGCGGAGAAGTAAAAGAAACTCTATATATAGCAACTGTCAACGGCTATATCTGGACTACATAAAAACATATAAACTATCATGACCAAAAGTAATATTTAGGGCTCAACTACATCAAAAAATACCAGAGATATATATTAACATGTTGATTGTGCTAAAGCATTTGTATATTTGAGgactatattattttatttatataaaatatcagTACATACAAAccatttatacatacatacatacatacatacatacatacatacatatatatatatatatatatatatatatatatatatatatatatatatatgtatgatgtatatatatatgtgtatatatagatatatgtatatatatacatatatctatacacacacacacacacacacacacacacacacacacacacacacacacacacacacacacacatatatatatatatatatatatatatatatatatatatatatatatatatatgtatatatatatgtatatatatatatatatatatgtatatatatatatatatgtatatatatatatatgtatatatatatatatatgtatatatatatatatgtatatatatatatatgtatatatatatatatgtatatatatatatatatgt
Coding sequences within:
- the LOC135651833 gene encoding abscisic acid 8'-hydroxylase CYP707A2-like isoform X1, which translates into the protein MASTLLLMLSLSLSFLFVSLVYYLLLRAFHTRSGNLPLPPGTMGWPYIGETFQLYSNNPNTFFALKQKRYGPVFKTHILGCPCVMVSSPEAARFVLVTRAHLFKPTFPASKEQMLGPQAIFFQHGDYHARLRRLVLRALKPEGIRGSIAGIEEVALRALQSWDGRLINTFHEMKTYAFNVALLSIFGKDELSYIEDLKQCYYTLEKGYNSMPINLPGTLFYKAMKARKQLAQIVAKIVLFRRTKLKTEDSGLLGSFMEAKEALTDDQIADNIIGVIFAARDTTASVLTWIVKYLGENPGILQAVTEEQEEIMKSKQVGDDEKSLTWADTKRMPFTSRVIQETMRVASVLSFTFREAAEDVECEGYLIPKGWKVLPLFRNIHHSPDNFTDPEIFDPSRFEVGKGGQPPPISINLLPLSSSADKSVSLSVFIRCRSLQNPTLSCPSGTGPTPALAMSLLSWRCWSSSITSRLNTGNPAETIKQTLVFYQQLDVAWGQLHPLTT
- the LOC135651833 gene encoding abscisic acid 8'-hydroxylase CYP707A2-like isoform X2, translating into MASTLLLMLSLSLSFLFVSLVYYLLLRAFHTRSGNLPLPPGTMGWPYIGETFQLYSNNPNTFFALKQKRYGPVFKTHILGCPCVMVSSPEAARFVLVTRAHLFKPTFPASKEQMLGPQAIFFQHGDYHARLRRLVLRALKPEGIRGSIAGIEEVALRALQSWDGRLINTFHEMKTYAFNVALLSIFGKDELSYIEDLKQCYYTLEKGYNSMPINLPGTLFYKAMKARKQLAQIVAKIVLFRRTKLKTEDSGLLGSFMEAKEALTDDQIADNIIGVIFAARDTTASVLTWIVKYLGENPGILQAVTEEQEEIMKSKQVGDDEKSLTWADTKRMPFTSRVIQETMRVASVLSFTFREAAEDVECEGYLIPKGWKVLPLFRNIHHSPDNFTDPEIFDPSRFEVGKGGQPPPISINLLPLSSSADKSVSLSVFIRCRSLQNPTLSCPSGTGPTPALAMSLLSWRCWSSSITSRLNTGGLCWETKAVFSLDLLRCPRMACP
- the LOC135651833 gene encoding abscisic acid 8'-hydroxylase CYP707A2-like isoform X3; the encoded protein is MASTLLLMLSLSLSFLFVSLVYYLLLRAFHTRSGNLPLPPGTMGWPYIGETFQLYSNNPNTFFALKQKRYGPVFKTHILGCPCVMVSSPEAARFVLVTRAHLFKPTFPASKEQMLGPQAIFFQHGDYHARLRRLVLRALKPEGIRGSIAGIEEVALRALQSWDGRLINTFHEMKTYAFNVALLSIFGKDELSYIEDLKQCYYTLEKGYNSMPINLPGTLFYKAMKARKQLAQIVAKIVLFRRTKLKTEDSGLLGSFMEAKEALTDDQIADNIIGVIFAARDTTASVLTWIVKYLGENPGILQAVTEEQEEIMKSKQVGDDEKSLTWADTKRMPFTSRVIQETMRVASVLSFTFREAAEDVECEGYLIPKGWKVLPLFRNIHHSPDNFTDPEIFDPSRFEVAPKPNTFMPFGNGSHSCPGNELAKLEMLVLLHHFTTKYRWSMLGNQSGIQFGPFALPQNGLPLRFSLKSRVEE